The Anastrepha ludens isolate Willacy chromosome 2, idAnaLude1.1, whole genome shotgun sequence genome contains a region encoding:
- the LOC128864140 gene encoding uncharacterized protein LOC128864140, with the protein MQRFSNITTILNLIGLSVIGQEFIQTLTDIVIATSLERRVDTVLYTSYENETTLDSANVLQSSIILNALGRELPQPLLHFDSASPVECYKKMFNAELLTIAKLNQHSEFDDHLLASLWQRLWRNTQSRLILLFDDSASEAYVTRIFRMCVKHRATNVIALQPLMTVVERNYWALRLFPAEKVIKETFPVYYRKIFIDHLQNMYGYPLRMVERSVHPQMYYYESKDGTQTLSGFFGRSLTEYANHCNATKEYPLASLHKNITSIADYVHIFQSEIVNIGAIASIEAVEFNVSLSIVFELTDWCLMVPVEQPLPKSTFYYIIVKTSAVILFCGTAIFISCFWAFTYRCRSSQQKQLAIIDYFFNVLQGLMGSSFWISESNSAVQSVIHLTISSAGIIIGTAYGAYLQSFIVPLAAPMKTMDDLLNRGITVTTSSSEIPFLQKSFEFTKYLEKFTYIDDFDEFQSMRDLLNPRYAFTVTDMWAIYDERQKYFPDHCFVFQIYVMVKVIRWC; encoded by the coding sequence atgcAGAGATTCAGTAACATCACAACTATACTCAATTTGATTGGATTATCAGTAATCGGCCAAGAGTTTATCCAGACGCTGACAGATATTGTGATTGCTACATCCTTGGAACGCCGGGTGGACACTGTACTCTACACGAGCTACGAAAATGAAACTACCCTCGACTCAGCTAATGTTCTGCAGTCCTCGATTATACTAAACGCGCTTGGTAGGGAACTGCCACAACCATTGCTGCACTTTGACTCCGCATCTCCCGTCGAATGTTATAAGAAAATGTTCAATGCCGAGTTGCTGACCATCGCTAAACTAAATCAGCATTCTGAATTTGATGATCATCTGTTGGCCTCGCTGTGGCAGCGTCTTTGGCGCAACACACAAAGTCGTCTCATCCTCTTGTTCGACGATTCCGCTAGCGAAGCGTATGTGACCAGAATCTTCAGAATGTGTGTGAAGCATCGTGCTACGAATGTGATTGCCTTGCAACCACTTATGACTGTAGTGGAGCGAAACTATTGGGCTTTGCGTTTATTCCCTGCAGAGAAGGTTATCAAAGAGACCTTTCCGGtgtattatagaaaaatatttattgatcaTCTACAAAACATGTACGGCTATCCTCTGCGCATGGTCGAACGTTCTGTGCATCCGCAAATGTATTACTATGAAAGCAAGGACGGCACCCAAACACTCAGTGGTTTCTTTGGTCGATCTTTAACTGAATATGCAAATCATTGCAATGCCACAAAGGAGTATCCGCTCGCTTCACTACATAAGAATATTACAAGCATTGCTGACTATGTTCACATATTCCAGAGTGAGATTGTCAATATAGGCGCAATAGCATCAATCGAAGCTGTCGAGTTTAACGTTAGTTTATCGATTGTGTTTGAACTTACCGATTGGTGTCTAATGGTGCCAGTTGAACAGCCATTGCCGAAATCTACTTTCTATTATATCATAGTGAAAACATCGGCTGTGATTTTGTTCTGTGGTACTGCAATATTTATATCTTGCTTTTGGGCTTTCACATATCGTTGCCGAAGTTCCCAACAAAAGCAATTGGCAATCATTGATTATTTCTTTAATGTGCTTCAGGGTTTAATGGGCTCATCATTTTGGATAAGCGAAAGCAACTCAGCCGTTCAGAGTGTCATTCACTTGACCATTTCGTCGGCAGGAATCATCATTGGAACCGCTTATGGCGCTTACTTGCAGAGTTTCATTGTACCTCTTGCCGCACCAATGAAAACCATGGATGATTTACTAAATCGTGGAATTACGGTAACTACCAGCAGCTCTGAGATTCCTTTTCTTCAGAAATCATTCGAATTcactaaatatttagaaaagtttACTTATATCGATGATTTTGATGAATTCCAATCGATGCGGGATTTACTGAATCCACGTTATGCATTTACGGTCACCGACATGTGGGCGATCTACGATGAGCGACAAAAGTATTTCCCCGACCACTGTTTCGTCTTTCAGATATATGTTATGGTAAAAGTCATCCGATGGTGTTGA
- the LOC128864220 gene encoding uncharacterized protein LOC128864220: MQLYRNITALLSLIELSPIFQQFNQVVKDICIATASEQEILTFIYTSIGSTNCGTHSHTHLNVPLILHTLHTQNPTTAVINIDKRSPIERYSEQFNRKVLSIVQLSQNKPRDEQLLQSLWKRIYLNRQSALILLFDDMATEAYVARILKFCAKQRAPNVIALQPHMAVQDWSYWTLQMFPIQKTVKRTFQPFYRDLFPKQVKNMHGHPLRVMDNAWHPQFYNYTPTHGPETLSGYMGRALTEYAHRHNATIEFPFSIRNEVNALSRMRQAFENNEADIGMLAPIEIGDNVFQSTFEVLRKNWCFIVPVETPIPAYTFYYSIMDKKYQQQQPLFESIVNVSVLQGLVGMPFWTRKSISTIHKIVSVIISLAGVILGTAYSTYLQSFRVDPPVEPWSKTIDDLLARGIKVAASNITILGMEYNKEFVEYLPNLTYFSNYTELLMLRDTLDTSYAFPVSDIWFIYDEQQKYFSRPLFRLSDICLGRNIPSALFLQKNSVYRHSLNKLVLKLQEVGLMNYWMRHSFVELLEMDVISLEDRNKQPLFVPMKLEDLRVSLQQLLVAWGVLAKLHNDKNVVVEVIPETLNGRTDVDVDDGCCWILSAKCVQDEWHI, encoded by the exons ATGCAGCTTTATCGCAATATAACTGCGCTGCTTAGCTTAATCGAACTGTCACctatttttcaacaattcaacCAAGTGGTGAAAGATATTTGCATTGCAACAGCCTCGGAGCAGGAAATTCTCACTTTCATCTACACGAGCATCGGAAGTACAAATTGTGGTACACACAGCCACACCCACTTAAATGTGCCACTCATCTTGCACACACTTCACACTCAAAATCCAACAACAGCCGTCATCAACATCGACAAGCGTTCGCCCATCGAGCGCTACAGCGAGCAATTCAATCGTAAAGTACTTAGTATTGTGCAACTTAGCCAGAACAAACCTAGGGATGAGCAATTGTTGCAGTCACTGTGGAAACGTATTTACTTGAATAGACAGAGTGCGCTTATACTGCTTTTCGATGATATGGCCACTGAAGCATATGTGGCGAGGATTCTTAAATTCTGTGCAAAACAGCGCGCACCGAATGTCATCGCTTTGCAACCTCATATGGCAGTGCAAGATTGGAGCTACTGGACATTGCAAATGTTTCCCATACAGAAAACTGTGAAGCGAACATTCCAGCCATTCTACCGAGATCTTTTCCCCAAACAAGTAAAAAACATGCATGGACATCCTTTACGTGTAATGGACAATGCATGGCATCCACAGTTTTACAACTACACACCCACACATGGACCAGAGACGCTTAGTGGGTATATGGGCAGAGCTTTAACGGAATATGCACATCGCCATAACGCGACAATCGAATTTCCATTTTCTATTAGAAATGAAGTTAATGCTCTTTCCAGAATGCGTCAAGCTTTTGAAAACAACGAGGCAGACATTGGTATGCTTGCTCCCATAGAAATTGGTGATAATGTATTTCAATCCACGTTTGAGGTGCTCCGTAAAAACTGGTGCTTTATCGTACCAGTGGAAACCCCAATACCGGCATACACTTTTTATTATAGTATAATGGACAA GAAATATCAACAGCAACAGCCCCTTTTCGAGAGCATTGTCAATGTATCCGTACTTCAAGGTCTGGTAGGCATGCCATTTTGGACAAGAAAGTCCATTTCAACCATTCATAAAATCGTGTCCGTTATTATCTCATTGGCCGGTGTCATCCTGGGTACCGCTTACAGTACTTACTTGCAGAGTTTCCGTGTAGATCCACCCGTAGAGCCGTGGTCAAAGACTATTGATGACTTATTAGCACGCGGTATCAAGGTGGCAGCGTCAAATATTACCATACTTGGGATGGAgtataataaagaatttgttGAATACCTTCCAAATTTAACATACTTCAGCAATTATACAGAGCTACTAATGCTACGAGACACATTAGATACTAGCTATGCATTTCCAGTCTCCGACATATGGTTCATCTACGATGAGCAACAAAAGTATTTCTCGAGACCCCTTTTCCGCTTATCGGACATTTGTTTGGGAAGAAATATACCATCAGCATTGTTCCTGCAGAAGAATTCCGTATATCGTCATAGCCTAAATAAACTCGTTTTGAAACTGCAGGAAGTTGGATTAATGAACTACTGGATGCGGCACAGCTTCGTAGAGTTATTGGAGATGGATGTGATTTCATTGGAAGATCGAAATAAGCAGCCTCTTTTCGTTCCAATGAAATTGGAGGACTTGCGTGTG AGTCTGCAACAATTGCTCGTCGCGTGGGGCGTTTTGGCTAAGTTGCACAATGATAAGAATGTTGTGGTTGAAGTGATCCCTGAAACGCTGAATGGGCGTACGGATGTCGATGTTGATGACGGCTGCTGTTGGATTTTGAGTGCGAAGTGTGTGCAAGATGAGTGGCACATTTAA